One window of the Candoia aspera isolate rCanAsp1 chromosome 16, rCanAsp1.hap2, whole genome shotgun sequence genome contains the following:
- the COQ4 gene encoding ubiquinone biosynthesis protein COQ4 homolog, mitochondrial isoform X2, with product MYLLLSRRAQRFLSGTVNVGSVSEPCGVPGLTVCHAGHLSATESPTEEGSHFPLYPNHIPTSLLQKGLLTAGSAFMALYNPYRHDMVAVLGETTGSLALKNLWEQMKTHPEGSQVLQERPRIRLSTLDVAGLRALPDGTFGREYIRFLDDNRVSPDTRMPARFVDNEELAYVIQRYREVHDLMHTLLGMPTNMLGEVVVKWFEAVQTGLPMCVLGALFGPFRLNARKRHLLTAELIPWAVRSGRSATCLLNFYYEKRWDQTVESLRREMGILPPPVIEV from the exons ATGTATCTGCTGCTGTCGAGGCGTGCTCAGAGATTCCTGTCTGGCACAGTGAACGTGGGAAGCGTTTCTGAGCCCTGTGGGGTCCCAG GACTCACAGTCTGCCACGCCGGCCACCTCTCGGCCACCGAGAGCCCCACGGAAGAAGGGAGCCATTTCCCACTATATCCAAACCATATCCCCACCAGCCTCTTGCAGAAAGGCTTGCTGACGGCTGGCTCGGCCTTCATGGCTCTCTACAACCCCTATCGCCATG ATATGGTAGCTGTTCTTGGGGAGACAACAGGCTCCCTTGCCTTAAAAAATCTCTGGGAACAGATGAAGACTCACCCAGAAGGAAGTCAGGTCCTACA AGAACGGCCCCGGATCCGCCTTTCTACGCTGGACGTCGCTGGACTTCGGGCGCTCCCCGATGGGACTTTTGGCCGGGAATACATTCGGTTTTTGGATGATAAT AGGGTTTCTCCAGACACCAGGATGCCAGCCCGGTTTGTGGACAATGAAGAGCTGGCGTACGTCATCCAGCGTTACCGAGAAGTCCACGATCTGATGCACACCCTCCTTGGCATGCCCACGAACATGCTCG GGGAGGTTGTGGTGAAGTGGTTTGAGGCTGTCCAGACTGGTCTGCCCATGTGCGTCCTGGGAGCACTATTTGGCCCTTTCCGCTTAAACGCCCG aAAGCGACACCTTCTGACCGCTGAGCTCATCCCCTGGGCCGTTCGGAGCGGAAGAAGTGCCACCTGTCTCCTGAACTTCTATTACGAGAAGCGTTGGGACCAAACTGTAGAGTCCCTTCGCCGCGAAATGGGCATCCTGCCCCCTCCTGTGATTGAGGTCTGA
- the COQ4 gene encoding ubiquinone biosynthesis protein COQ4 homolog, mitochondrial isoform X1: MYLLLSRRAQRFLSGTVNVGSVSEPCGVPGLTVCHAGHLSATESPTEEGSHFPLYPNHIPTSLLQKGLLTAGSAFMALYNPYRHDMVAVLGETTGSLALKNLWEQMKTHPEGSQVLQERPRIRLSTLDVAGLRALPDGTFGREYIRFLDDNRVSPDTRMPARFVDNEELAYVIQRYREVHDLMHTLLGMPTNMLGEVVVKWFEAVQTGLPMCVLGALFGPFRLNARKRHLLTAELIPWAVRSGRSATCLLNFYYEKRWDQTVESLRREMGILPPPPKQLGLSCLA, from the exons ATGTATCTGCTGCTGTCGAGGCGTGCTCAGAGATTCCTGTCTGGCACAGTGAACGTGGGAAGCGTTTCTGAGCCCTGTGGGGTCCCAG GACTCACAGTCTGCCACGCCGGCCACCTCTCGGCCACCGAGAGCCCCACGGAAGAAGGGAGCCATTTCCCACTATATCCAAACCATATCCCCACCAGCCTCTTGCAGAAAGGCTTGCTGACGGCTGGCTCGGCCTTCATGGCTCTCTACAACCCCTATCGCCATG ATATGGTAGCTGTTCTTGGGGAGACAACAGGCTCCCTTGCCTTAAAAAATCTCTGGGAACAGATGAAGACTCACCCAGAAGGAAGTCAGGTCCTACA AGAACGGCCCCGGATCCGCCTTTCTACGCTGGACGTCGCTGGACTTCGGGCGCTCCCCGATGGGACTTTTGGCCGGGAATACATTCGGTTTTTGGATGATAAT AGGGTTTCTCCAGACACCAGGATGCCAGCCCGGTTTGTGGACAATGAAGAGCTGGCGTACGTCATCCAGCGTTACCGAGAAGTCCACGATCTGATGCACACCCTCCTTGGCATGCCCACGAACATGCTCG GGGAGGTTGTGGTGAAGTGGTTTGAGGCTGTCCAGACTGGTCTGCCCATGTGCGTCCTGGGAGCACTATTTGGCCCTTTCCGCTTAAACGCCCG aAAGCGACACCTTCTGACCGCTGAGCTCATCCCCTGGGCCGTTCGGAGCGGAAGAAGTGCCACCTGTCTCCTGAACTTCTATTACGAGAAGCGTTGGGACCAAACTGTAGAGTCCCTTCGCCGCGAAATGGGCATCCTGCCCCCTCCT